The sequence atttataattttttaaagaatgtGTGCGGTCGAACATGAATAACTAAATAAGGAATGTGTCAAGTCAAACATGAATAGCTAAATGTTCGGAGGGATTATTTGTTTCTGAATAAGTAGCtagttttcacaaaaaatatattgttattctccgtattattttatgttaaaataacGATGTGAAATGACATTTATGTATTTGCCAAACATGTAAATAACGATTATTGGTTATCGGTTTCTAATCATTATCGGTCATTGAGAACcacttagaaacaaggtgacaaaccaaataaaccatgcaTATGAGTTCAAGTTACATCTTgctcaaaagcaaacacttttATATTTTGTAGAATAACAAAGTGTTTGAGACAATCAGAAATAAAAGTAGGACACCAAATCTAAGTCAAagactttatatacaaaatggtataaatatagGATTATTCAATTACTATCGGATTATCGATTTTACccgttaaaaaaaaatatcaaatctaAAAATTGGTAACCCCGTAACAAAAGAAATCTAAATCGTTATGAAAACCACTAAACCAATAACCCGTTGCTGATAAACCAATAACTTTTTTGTTGGATTCagattattaattttgatttgattttaaacaACCCTAAAATATCCTATAATTATTACTCACTATACAATAACCATTCTACCACAATTCTTGTTAGTTAGCTTTCTCGATGTTGAATAGTTTGATATCAAGCCAATGAAATTTGAGACTAGGCATCAACACATTGAACTCCATCCTATCAGCTATCTTTTTTATTTGGCTACACCTAAGAAAGTTTTATCCAATTATTTACAAATTTTGCTCGAAAAGAAGTAATATAGGATCGAAATGAAAAACCATTACACCCAGAAAAACGCAACCAAAAGAATAATAACACACAATTAAACATTATTTCCGCTAAAAAGATTCATTTGGCTAAAAATCATGGAATTACTCAAGTTCATGGGTGGGTaactattaaataataaaacaatagtTTGAAGGCATAATACAGTTCATTTAACTTGTCCTtaactaatatttataatatccTTTAATTTTAGATGTACATGAATAAATCCTTATAATTATATGAGATTGAACACGTATACATTACTTGTTTGCTATAATTTATTACTTCTTCTATCTTAATttatatagtaatttttttcttcgagAGTTGCACAATTTaagtttaacaaaaaatttacgTATGAGATCTTAAATACTTgtgaaatgaaatatatatatatttgtcaattatataaaaagaaaactaCTATAACATAAATTTGTTTGAATCTTGAAATCCAAAAAAATGACATGAAGCAATATGCTATGTTGTTGTTtcctataattttatttattataattctaCTGTTTTAGTTACCAGATGCGTACAAGTTACAGCAATTGAAATCCTCTTTCATCACCATTCGGTTTCAATAATTCAAGTGGAGTAAACTTTTTGTACCTTATTGGCCAACTAAGAGATCGATAAAATTtcttgttttttgttttgttgtttggTTTACAAtacatgtgtttaagtttaattattttgaatttattaagtttttttcgAGAAAAACTAATCTCTATtaattttagattaaaataatCACCGCGGTTTGATGATGAGAATTGAGTACAAAACAAAGATTCTACTAATTAAcactttttaataataataacaaaaaaaaatgaatataaactATTCATTGTTCTttggtaaatattttatgttttgcttTTTGGAAGACTTTTGTTTGTTAAAAGGCAATAACTTTAACGATAAAATTAAGGATAATTTCTTTCTTTcggttattttattttttctttatatatttcaGAGAACGACTTCAAAACTGAAAAACTAACCAAACCCACGCCGAGAAGCAACTACCATTCCTTCAACCAATCATTATCCACCACGTGGCATTCAATAATTGGATATCTTTCACCTCAACTCTAAGCAACCTTCTCCTTTTAGGAGactgatgtatatatatagcagATGAAACTGAGAGAAGACAGAAAACAAATCTTCTCAGTCAACAATGGCTCATCGTTTCTCTCTCGTTTTCGTATTATCTATCCTCCTAACGACGTCGTTTTTGTTGGCTGTCAACGGCGAGATTAAAGGCGGGGACGATGATATTTTAATCCGTCAAGTCGTCGGCGATGATGATCATCACATGCTAAACGCCGAACATCACTTTACGCTTTTTAAGAAGAGATTCGGGAAAACGTACGCCTCCGATGAGGAGCATCATTATAGATTTTCGGTTTTTAAAGCTAACTTGCGCGGTGCAATGAGACACCAGAAGCTCGATCCATCTGCTGTTCACGGCGTGACTCAGTTTTCCGATATGACGACGGATGAATTCAGCCAGAAATTTCTCGGCGTTAACCGCCGGTTTCGGTTCCCTTCTGACGCCAATAAAGCTCCGATTCTTCCTACTGAGGATCTTCCTTCAGATTTCGATTGGAGAGAGCACGGTGCTGTCACGCCAGTGAAGAATCAGGTATGTTTGTTTCTCTGTGAGATTGATACGTGCAGCATTAAGATAATTaagtattgttattttttatgattgaaaaactagggttcatgcGGCTCATGCTGGTCATTTAGTACCACTGGTGCATTAGAAGGTGCCAACTTTCTTGCTACAGGGAAGCTTGTTAGCCTCAGCGAGCAGCAACTTGTGGACTGTGATCACGAGGTTTGACGCTTTTCCCTCTCATCCTATTCTATATATTGTGTATATGGAATCCTGATCTTAAACACGTTAAGCTTTAAAATTAAAAGCATTTGCGAATTTAAAAGTAGTGCTCATTCGATTGGAATTTACTATTGGCGTCATTAATAATTTTGGGTCATGTAACTGATCATGGATCAGCTATAGGGAAGTGTTTGCTCTGTTTCCGTCACTTTTAAGTATAAAGTATGTCTACGAATTGAATTTTGCCTTTCTTGGTGTTATACCATATCAATCTGTTACTTAAACGTGTCTTTCTTCTTCAAGTACCGTGTTTTTCTGCGGTTTTGTTTTAACAGATTTTCCTCTCTTCGTTTTTGGGGTGCGGGACCCACTTTAAGGGAAAGGGAATTGGACTGTTTGTATGTTTTGGCTTGAATTTGTTGCTGTTTTCATTTTCAGAATGCCAATTGCTAATCAGAATTGGGATTGTAGACAGTATAATAAGACTTCAAACTACACAGGCCAAATGAAAAAATTTTACTTTAGAAATTTTAATGTCCTCTATCTCCCTGAAGTATGTATCCTATACTAATTTAACTACCTACAGTGTGATCCAGAAGAAAAAGATTCTTGCGACTCAGGCTGCAGTGGTGGGCTAATGAATAGTGCCTTTGAATACACTCTCAAAGCTGGTGGACTTATGCGAGAAGAAGATTACCCATACACTGGTACCGATAAGGCAACCTGCAAATTTGACAACACCAAGGTTGCAGCTAAAGTTGCTAACTTTAGTGTTGTCTCCCTCGACGAAGAACAAATTGCTGCTAATCTTGTCAAGAATGGCCCTCTCGCTGGTAAATGTCCTTTGccattaacttaaaaaaatgcCTTCATGGGATCTTTAGTTAATTAATGGTTTCCATTGATGTAAAACTAATTCTGAAAAGTGTTGCTGTTGCTTGGCTTGGCTTGCAGTGGCTATCAATGCAGTGTTCATGCAGACATATGTCGGTGGAGTCTCCTGCCCATATATATGCTCTAAGCAGTTGGATCATGGTGTCTTATTAGTTGGTTATGGTACTGGTTTCTCTCCCATTCGAATGAAAGAGAAACCGTACTGGATCATCAAGAACTCGTGGGGAGAGAAATGGGGAGAAAGTGGATACTACAAAATCTGCAGAGGCCGAAATGTTTGTGGAGTGGATTCAATGGTTTCAACAGTTGCAGCTGTTAGTACCAGCTCATAGTAAAATTTAAAGTCTATTTTTACCAACTACACTCTATGTAAATTAAGTGTAGCTTAAAGGACCATATTTCATTATTTCCAATTGCTAAGActctttttcattattatttccAATTCAACAAATCTTGAAAGTAAAACACATTTCTCCGCATCTATCTATTAGTTTGGTGTTTTCTCAGTCTACATACATTCctttataatttaattcatcTCCATACATGGTTGATTGCCCCTCCTTGTATCCAAGCGCACACAAAATCTTTTCAGAAGACTTCAATTATAGTTGACGTCAATGTAAAGGGAGGGAGGTAGCTTCCAAGTTGAGCTGTTAATCATGCAAATTGAAGGTTTTCCTTCTTTGTTTACTTGGACAACTTCTTTGTTTAACACTTTTAATTATCTAAACTACATTTTGAAGTTATATGCAACATATCATTAATCCAGAAGGAACTTTCTCCAATCAAGCCCTTCAGACAAGAAGTAGAATGTCTCACCAGTAATCTTTGTTTACTTGGACAACTTCTTTGTTTAACACTTTTAATTATCTAAACTACATTTTGAAGTTATATGCAACATATCATTAATCCAGAAGGAACTTTCTCCAATCAAGCCCTTCAGACAAGAAGTAGAATGTCTCACCAGTAATCTTTGTTTACTTGGACAACTTCTTTGTTTAACACTTTTAATTATCTAAACTACATTTTGAAGTTATATGCAACATATCATTAATCCAGAAGGAACTTTCTCCAATCAAGCCCTTCAGACAAGAAGTAGAATGTCTCACCAGTAATCTTTGTTTACTTGGACAACTTCTTTGTTTAACACTTCTAATTATCTAAACTACATTTTGAAGTTATATGCAACAACATATCATTAATCCAGAAGGGACTTTCTCCAATCAAGCCCTTCAGACAAGAAGTAGAATGTCTCATCTGTAACGACTATTTTCAGCACGAACGTAACTAAGTGGGCAAAATGCATacctaaaaaaacatattttcttttggtGAAAAACAAGCTGAAATTGCATATGGAACTGAGGAAAAAGAATGCACCACGAATGTTGTGTTCACATGATCTCATTATTACCAATAGAAACGCTAATAAACATACGTGGTATGATTAATTTACAGGCAAACTGTCCCGCCATATCTGTCGCACAAAACATCGACCATTTCTGGATCACACAACACAACAAatacaattaacaaataacttatTATACCATCTAAAAGTTGCAGCTGCACAGATGCTGCTTTCTTTGCTGTGAACCTCACATGCAGGAATGCTTATTTCTCTCGGTGCCAATAAAACAAATAGAGTGGAGCGTGCTCACAGAATACTGCTCCATCCCACCAAaaatgaaaaggagaaaaaaatgatCTTATCCCCTCCACTAAGATGACCATTCAAGCAGAAAAGAATAACATACACATTCTTTTACAAACAGCGAGCTTTATCTCTGAGAACCTTTGATGCTTACTCATTCATCCTCCCCCACATCAATCAATTTGAATGAGAAAGGACTAAACTTGTATCCATCTCCCTCGTAAAACTTATTTTGGAACTCCACCCAGTGAAGTCGCAATGCGTGTAGGAAGGCACTGAGTGTTTCCATCACCAACAACACTCCAACAGTGGCAAAGATGAATACAATGATGCCAACAATGAGAATAATGATATTGTTGTACCTGAGGAGcataagtaaatttttttaaatgtattaataatatacaaatatatcatttttttcttcccTGAATATTCAGTCCACTACATGCCAGCTAAAGCCTAGGGCATTCAGATTTCTATATATTGGAGATCTGCAAATACAAACTTGATATTTGACAGCTTATTCTCAGAGAACCAAACATGTAATCAATTTGAACCAATAGTGTAGGAAGCTATTAGTCAACGAACATAGAATAACTTACCCCCAGGCGAGAAGTAGAACCTTTTCGTAGAATACACTGGACAGCTCAGAGTGTGCAAGGCTGAAAAAAAGCAACATTGGAAATTATTCTGTCAATAGAAAGGTGATGTGTAATAATATTTATGGGGTGGTCAAGTGATGAGTTAATACAGGGTTAGCTTTACACTGGTAGGGATTTTACTAATATGCAAATTATGAACAGGATATATAGTAATAGTTGGGGTGTTCTGGGCGACTACAATGAAGTCAGGATGAGTGgtttttttaatacaatttaATTTTGGTCATCTCTTTTAAATTCCAGCAGCATTTTCAATTAGATTCTCCTTTAATATAAAGCCCAGGGAGATTTTCCCAATTAGGTAATTTGACAATGTTATCTCTCCTATTGATAACATACCAATATGAAAGCTTAGTACTGTGCAGCCACTATCCAATACATCCTCTCTCACTCGGCCTCTAAACAGACACCTATGGGGCAAACACAACGCATATCACTGGTTTTGGAGATTCAAGAAGAGATTCCATTCCCAATAACCACATATACCCATTATAGTTAATAATTCGAACAATGAATCAAGATATAAAAATCTAAGGGCAAAGCATTTTGTCTAAAATCTATTCAACGACTATTATGAGCAAGGTTTCAGCATAGAAGCAAAAAAAGAATTGTGTTACTAGAATAAAGCAGGAGATAAACACATCCTAACTCCTCAAGCATACCTGAGAGCCCACAGACGAAGGTACGAAGCTGTGTTTGAGACTGCTCCAAGTACAAATTCAATTGTGTGAATGAGCTGATGAACAAAAATCTCACTGAACTCGAATTCCCCATGATGACCAGAATCATCATTACTCTCCACTAATAAAGACTCTTCTGCCTCCTGAAGTGCTGTGTAGGACTGTCCTTGGTGCCTCTAAATAAGTAGCAAAACAAATATCATTAAAAGTTCAACAAACAAAAGCTTATGAATAAGTGAAAAGGACAGAGAAACAAGTTAAGCAAACATACTTCATGCTGAGCTTTCAATAGGAAGGGCTTTGGAAAAAGCATCCATGGGACAGCAACAAGGGCCGAGAGTAGCAGGACAAGCTGGccaaatgttaacaaaaatcaAAGTGAAATCAGACATCTCCCATCGAAATGTGAAGAATCGTACAAAGTGTGGTTATGAAGGGATACTCAACCTGAGTCATCTTCTGACCAGCAAAAAGTTGGTTTTCACCGAGCTCATCTGTCGGGCTAAGAAACATGTATATCATTACATGGTATAAATCAGCTTTGGACCCGGTGCACCACTTCACAATGATAAGGACGGACAGGTATCCAAAAAGAGCattcaaaaatatcatttgGGGAATAAATTGACACCTGACATTGCAAAGTTTGGCTAACTGTCAACATCTTGATTGAAACATCCAAACCGATACATGACACTGCCAGAAATCTAGGGACTGTAACCTGAATGCATTGGAACTTACCAAATGTTCACACCATTGCGAAAGAACAGAGCATTGAAAAAGCTCAGAATTATCCCAAGGTTCATCTGGGCCACCCCAATGAGGATAGACATTTTCATCTTCAATGAATTGAGGTACGGCAGCTCACTACGTGAACCATGCCATGCTGGATCGACACCAAATGGATAAGTGTCACGCACTTTGATTAAGCCTGCAGTGGTAGAATCCCTACAATCAAGCCAACTAGGATTAGCCAAATTGCAACAGATAAGACACTacggggtcgtttggtagagtgtattagcaaaataatgcatgcattaattaTACGTTTTAGTAGTCCCTTGTTTGGTGCATTTTTTCATGCTATTTATAACTAATGTTATAGACTCTATTGTGTATTGAggagtgtattactaataccatggATTTCTAGGTATTAGTAATGCGAAGGATTTAATACATGCATTAATATGGTTAAAGAACCAATTACCCCTGAAAAGTACTTTTACATCTTTTCCACCATAATTGTGAAAGATACTTTAGTAAATAAATATTgggtattatttttatacactctaccaaacgataCCTAAAGGTATTAATAAAGGAAACAACTCTaatctatcaaaaaaattattttaataaaccCATACCTACAAGAAGGATCACGACACCCATATGCTGATTTTCCAAACAACTCAAACGGCACAGAGAAGAACTCATTATAGACCAGGCCCGTGTATATTGAGAAGAGGGACATCATAAATATCACATATCGCCCTCCAAAAGTCATTTCCATGATGTCTCCAAGTTTCTGCATTCATGATCATTATCTATCATGTTTCAAATAATTTACATTCATGCTCCAGCAGAAAGGGCGTACGTAATTCACTTGGAAAAATTCCATTACTTCCATAAACTATAACCAAACTAATAGTTCTAAGAATATTCTTAATCCAAGTATACCCCAATTAACCAAAACCTGCACAAGAGAATTACTAGAATGTGGACGACGCCAGACCAACACACTCAGATTTCTGCTAATCTTCCAAGAGAAATGTTCTTATCATTGAAGAACCTTTGAGCATACATTATCAACTTTCTGCTAATCTTCCAAGAGAAATGTTCTTATCATTGAAGAACCTTTGAGCATACATTATCAACTTAATAACTGTAACCCATgtagttttttttcctttgttgaAACTATGAAAATGTTGTGTCATTTAGAGGTACCTCAAGTTATACCTGCCTGATGAACATACACCTATTCCTTGCTCACATTAGAAGCTGACCTAGTTTTGATAAATAAGgtattttataaatactaaaagCTCTATAGTACACAGTTATTGCTGGG comes from Solanum pennellii chromosome 1, SPENNV200 and encodes:
- the LOC107009246 gene encoding cysteine protease RD19A, whose product is MAHRFSLVFVLSILLTTSFLLAVNGEIKGGDDDILIRQVVGDDDHHMLNAEHHFTLFKKRFGKTYASDEEHHYRFSVFKANLRGAMRHQKLDPSAVHGVTQFSDMTTDEFSQKFLGVNRRFRFPSDANKAPILPTEDLPSDFDWREHGAVTPVKNQGSCGSCWSFSTTGALEGANFLATGKLVSLSEQQLVDCDHECDPEEKDSCDSGCSGGLMNSAFEYTLKAGGLMREEDYPYTGTDKATCKFDNTKVAAKVANFSVVSLDEEQIAANLVKNGPLAVAINAVFMQTYVGGVSCPYICSKQLDHGVLLVGYGTGFSPIRMKEKPYWIIKNSWGEKWGESGYYKICRGRNVCGVDSMVSTVAAVSTSS